GGCAAGGGCGGCTCGACGGGCGGCGACGGCACCTTCAAGGCGGTCGACGGCGTCTCCTTCGAGGTCCAGCAGGGCGAGTCGATCGGCCTGATGGGCCTCAACGGCTCCGGCAAGTCCACGCTGCTCAAGCTCGTCAGCGGCGTGATGCGCCCCGACGAGGGCCAGGTCCTGACGCGGGGCCGGATCTCCGGCCTGATCGCGACCGGCGCCGGCTTCCACAACGAGCTGTCCGGCCGCGACAACATCTACATGAACGCCGCGATGCTGGGCATGAGCAAGGAGGAGACGGACGCGAAGTTCGACGACATCGCCGCCTTCGCCGACGTCGGCAAGTTCCTCGACACGCCCGTGGGCAATTACTCCTCGGGCATGTTCGCCCGGCTCGGCTTCTCGGTCGCCGTCCACGTCGACTGCGACATCTTCATCGCCGACGAGGTGCTCGCGGTGGGGGACCGGCCGTTCAAGCGCAAGTGCCTCAAGCGGATGAAGGAGATCCGCGAGTCGGGCATCACGATGTTCTACGTCTC
Above is a genomic segment from Nocardioides okcheonensis containing:
- a CDS encoding ABC transporter ATP-binding protein — protein: MTTSILVDDVSKTFRYQYHRTLKQVLRPGKGGSTGGDGTFKAVDGVSFEVQQGESIGLMGLNGSGKSTLLKLVSGVMRPDEGQVLTRGRISGLIATGAGFHNELSGRDNIYMNAAMLGMSKEETDAKFDDIAAFADVGKFLDTPVGNYSSGMFARLGFSVAVHVDCDIFIADEVLAVGDRPFKRKCLKRMKEIRESGITMFYVSHSAGSVQRMCDRAIVLEKGRVGFDGDVDEAIKFLHYDGDEEDDGDEVDSRDDALASDI